Within Lactobacillus amylovorus DSM 20531, the genomic segment CTAATTCATAACTACCACCTTTTTCGCCTTCAATTTTAACTGTGCTACCGATTGACCGCAGTTTTTGGCGTAAATATGAAACATAAACCCAGACTACTTCTGGATTGGCATCTTCGTCGTTCTTCCAGACGCGATTAAAAATATCTTCGGTTGATAATTCTTTATTTTCATTTAGCAAAAAATAATTCATCAATTGGGTCTCGGGGCCGCTTAATTGAATGGAATTATGACTGGCCAGGTTTTGTTGTTCAACGTTAAGTGTTACATCCCCCACAGTCAATAAATTAGGAGTGTAATCATCTTCGCGCCGTTCTTTTGAACGCAATCTCGCAAGAAGCTCTTTTAATGAAAATGGCTTAGTAATATAGTCATCGGCACCACTATCAAGGCCAGTTACGCGGTCGTCAACTTCGGCTTTAGCGGTAAGCATCAAAATATAAGTCTTATCGCCGCTTTCTCTGATCTTCTTCAGCGCAGTAATACCGTCCATTACTGGCATCATGATGTCCAAAATGATCACATCGTAGGAATTGGCTTTAGCATGTTCTACTGCCTTCAATCCATTATCGACGGGATCAACTTCATAGCCGGATTTCTCCATCGCTACCGTTAAAACACGCAATAGCTGAGGTTCATCTTCTGCTACTAAAATTTTCATTAACTAGTCCCCTTCCTTGATTAACTGACGAATCGTCTGCATGCTTACATCACAAGAAGCAAGCTCGTCAGCTACTCGTTTTAATTCTTTCCCGATCATCTCAGGATTCTTGATCTGATGTTTATATTTCATTTCATGTTCAAGACTTGCCCAAGTGTCCATAGCAATTGTTCTTAGCTGCACTTCAACAAAATAATGACCTGGAATATTGCCGTCGACATCTTCGTCGGGTACGGTAATTTCAAGAATCATATGATATGAACGATAACCATTAGGCTTAGCGTTAGTAATATAGTCTTTTTCGTTATAAACACTTACATCATCCCAACTCTTGATGTAGTCAATACAGGTATAAATGTCATCAATAAAGTTGCAGACAACACGCAAGCCGATACTGTCACGCACTTCACGCAAAGCCGAGTGTGCATTCAATGGATAATGCTTTCTGGTACATTTTTCTTCCATGCTAGCTTCACTTTTTACACGGCCATTTAAGTGTTCATATAAACGCTCATGATGAACTTTTTGGTAATTGTTGTTTAATTCATCAAAACGATTCATTAGCTGGTTAAGTATCTTATCCAGTGTGGGGGCGTATTTTCCGTAAATATTCAACATTAGTCCCTTCTTTCGTTTATATCAATTATACCAATGCTTTTTGACTTTTCTTTGAAGGTAACAGGAATTTATAAAATCATAACTTGAACTAAAATTCTTTTAAAATTACAAAAAAAAGACACTTACCAATGAGATTCATTGATAAATGTCTTATTAACTTATCTAGGCAACTTTGAAGTCATTGAAATAATATCGGAAACTTTAACTGCGCCTTCTGGATCAAAGTCACTGTTAAATTCGGCACCACCGGTTAAGTAATAAATGCCATTGTATTTCATTACATATGGGTCAATGAAACTGACATATCTATTCTTTTGGACATTGAATGTCTTGTTTGTGACTCCATAATAGAAATCTGTTTGATAGTAGCGAGCACCCTTTTTTACTTTTGCATAAAGTGAGAAATCCATTGGGTGATCAGGACCGGTTAATTTATCAACCATTCTCTGATACTTCTTGTAGGTTGTGGAAGTACTGAAGTTATCAAGCTTTACGTCACTAGCCTTAACGAAGTAAGTATTCTTTTCTTGAACCATGAAGTAATATTGGCCTTTGATTTTTACAATCAGTGTAGCGAAGATACCAATATTATTACCCTTCTTGATGCTTCTGCCAGTTTGATACAAACGAATCTTGTTAACGTTGAAGCTTGCTCCTTCACCAATTTTAGTCGAGCTTTGGTAAACAGGAGTAGTTCTTTTAGCAACTAAAGAACTCTTTCTTTTATCGTAATCAAGCATTTGGGCATACTTAGCAAGCTTTTTATCTTTATTAATTGAAGCTTGTGTAGCAGAAGAATCGTAGCCCTTCTTATTCTTAATGTTTGGCGTATTTGCTTCCATGTAATCATTAAGATTTAACTTAGTAACAGTACCGCCTTGATCATACTTGTTAGATGCTTTTTCTTTAAAAGTATAAAGAATTAAGTCACGATCATGGTTAGCCCACATTACATCATGAGAATTATCATCATATTGCTGTCTTGCCGCAGTTAAAATCTTGGTGCGATCATATGGACTTAAGAAGTTTGGATAAGCAACCTTAATCTTTTCGACCTGCATACTTTGTTCAATGTGGTTTAATTGCCAAATTGCAAAGTTAACGGCATTACCAGTTGATGAAGTGGAAGCACTGATTTGTTTTGTCTGAGCAACAGCTTGGTCATAATCTTTTTTAACTGAACTTGCGGCACTCTTGTATTTCGCACTTGCTTGAACTTTTTCAGCATTGGCAATTGCGTCAGTTAAACTAGACTTTTCGCTACTTGTAGCAGCATTGTGTCCAGCTTCTGCTTCAGCTGCAGTATTAGCTGGTTCTGGTGCCACACCTTGAGTCAAATTAACATCTGAAGCTTTAACAAATAGTGCGCCTGTTGGTGTACGCTTGCTATCCTTACCAATGTTGCCACCATCAGTAGTTAAGTTTATTTGATTTGCACCGCTACCCACGTAGTAGAACAATTCCGCCTTATTATCTTTAGCATTCCACAAGTAATATGCTCCACCTATTGTGAAAGTTTGGTAGTGGAATGACTTAAAACCAGGGAACATATCTTGCCCATTGACATCGTAGTAGCTAGTACCATTGTTAGCAGAACCTACCTCAGCATTCTTAGGCATTGCTTGTGGAGTAAATAATTTGTCAAAAGTATTGCCATTTTGCACTTGGCTAAGCAAAGTACCGTTGTCATCTTCTAGATAGTGATCAGTACCTACGATGTGGTAGTACTCTTGTGGCACACCATCATCAATCCAGTCACCACCAGGAATTGCACCATGTCCATCGGCCGTGATGATCGTGCCTTTCTTAACAACAGTATCGCCGGCTTGACCTTTGCTATTTAGAACACGGGTATCTCTATTAACTCTTACCCTAACGTTTTGGTCTGTTAAGAGCAGACTATTACTGATGGCACCGATGTTGGAAAGATTGATGTAGCCACCATTACCTACATTTGCGTATTGCTTACCTTTAATCTTGG encodes:
- a CDS encoding response regulator transcription factor yields the protein MKILVAEDEPQLLRVLTVAMEKSGYEVDPVDNGLKAVEHAKANSYDVIILDIMMPVMDGITALKKIRESGDKTYILMLTAKAEVDDRVTGLDSGADDYITKPFSLKELLARLRSKERREDDYTPNLLTVGDVTLNVEQQNLASHNSIQLSGPETQLMNYFLLNENKELSTEDIFNRVWKNDEDANPEVVWVYVSYLRQKLRSIGSTVKIEGEKGGSYELVK
- a CDS encoding GTP pyrophosphokinase; this encodes MNIYGKYAPTLDKILNQLMNRFDELNNNYQKVHHERLYEHLNGRVKSEASMEEKCTRKHYPLNAHSALREVRDSIGLRVVCNFIDDIYTCIDYIKSWDDVSVYNEKDYITNAKPNGYRSYHMILEITVPDEDVDGNIPGHYFVEVQLRTIAMDTWASLEHEMKYKHQIKNPEMIGKELKRVADELASCDVSMQTIRQLIKEGD
- a CDS encoding SLAP domain-containing protein, with the translated sequence MKFNKKMALISAAVLMGISTVSAVEIPQTNIVQAATSQSRKVYFRKNSYVYNKKGQRIYKFKGKTAYFKKGATPSFPIQTTDEKTHYYFNTRDGKVYLQTTKIKGKQYANVGNGGYINLSNIGAISNSLLLTDQNVRVRVNRDTRVLNSKGQAGDTVVKKGTIITADGHGAIPGGDWIDDGVPQEYYHIVGTDHYLEDDNGTLLSQVQNGNTFDKLFTPQAMPKNAEVGSANNGTSYYDVNGQDMFPGFKSFHYQTFTIGGAYYLWNAKDNKAELFYYVGSGANQINLTTDGGNIGKDSKRTPTGALFVKASDVNLTQGVAPEPANTAAEAEAGHNAATSSEKSSLTDAIANAEKVQASAKYKSAASSVKKDYDQAVAQTKQISASTSSTGNAVNFAIWQLNHIEQSMQVEKIKVAYPNFLSPYDRTKILTAARQQYDDNSHDVMWANHDRDLILYTFKEKASNKYDQGGTVTKLNLNDYMEANTPNIKNKKGYDSSATQASINKDKKLAKYAQMLDYDKRKSSLVAKRTTPVYQSSTKIGEGASFNVNKIRLYQTGRSIKKGNNIGIFATLIVKIKGQYYFMVQEKNTYFVKASDVKLDNFSTSTTYKKYQRMVDKLTGPDHPMDFSLYAKVKKGARYYQTDFYYGVTNKTFNVQKNRYVSFIDPYVMKYNGIYYLTGGAEFNSDFDPEGAVKVSDIISMTSKLPR